From the genome of Nocardia sp. NBC_01503, one region includes:
- a CDS encoding family 1 glycosylhydrolase, translating to MGQRAPFALACIVLAALCAAITPGRATADPGLPAVGGNFLWGVSSSGFQSEGSAPDSNWSRYAASGRAENYRDSVDFLHRYGEDIQNAADLGVGVYRISVEWARVQPNPGEWDFSFYDAMIARIRAAGMRPMITLDHWVFPGWEVDRGGWRNPGMVEDWLTNARAVVDRYAGSDPLWVTFNEPLAYVSKEQQIGGIGALDVTTMIDRMVAAHRAIYDHIHARQANAMVTSNIAYSSIGAAQADASFVDRIADKLDYVGIDYYYGGSLSKPPNLAALLTNQPSSLIIEPDGIYYVLRRYAQKFPGRPLYIVENGMPTDNGSPTTDGITRADNLRDTVYWIQRAKADGMNVIGYNYWSITDNYEWGSYAPRFGLYTVDVTTDPSLARRPTPAVPAYHDITAMGGVPANYVPTRAPALCSIQDLPSSCLNPVR from the coding sequence ATGGGACAACGTGCACCGTTCGCGCTGGCATGCATTGTTCTGGCCGCCTTATGCGCGGCCATCACACCCGGGCGGGCCACCGCCGATCCCGGGTTACCCGCTGTCGGCGGCAATTTCCTTTGGGGCGTATCGAGTTCGGGATTCCAGAGCGAAGGCTCCGCACCCGACAGCAATTGGAGCCGCTACGCCGCCTCCGGCCGAGCCGAGAACTACCGCGATTCCGTCGATTTCCTGCACCGCTACGGTGAGGATATCCAGAACGCCGCCGACCTCGGCGTAGGCGTTTACCGGATCAGTGTGGAATGGGCACGCGTACAACCCAATCCGGGCGAATGGGATTTCTCCTTCTATGACGCGATGATCGCGCGCATCCGCGCCGCCGGAATGCGCCCGATGATCACCCTGGACCACTGGGTATTCCCCGGCTGGGAGGTCGACCGCGGCGGCTGGCGCAATCCCGGCATGGTCGAGGACTGGCTGACCAACGCCCGCGCGGTGGTGGACCGGTACGCGGGTTCGGATCCGCTCTGGGTCACCTTCAACGAGCCGCTCGCGTATGTGTCGAAGGAACAGCAGATCGGCGGTATCGGCGCACTCGATGTGACGACCATGATCGATCGAATGGTCGCAGCACACCGCGCCATCTACGACCATATCCACGCGCGGCAGGCCAATGCGATGGTCACCAGCAATATCGCCTACTCGTCCATCGGCGCGGCGCAGGCCGATGCCTCCTTCGTCGACCGCATCGCCGATAAACTCGACTATGTCGGGATCGACTACTACTACGGCGGATCGCTGTCCAAACCACCGAATCTGGCTGCGCTGCTGACCAATCAACCCTCCAGCCTGATTATCGAACCCGACGGCATCTACTACGTACTGCGCAGGTACGCCCAGAAATTTCCGGGCCGACCGCTCTATATCGTCGAGAACGGTATGCCCACCGACAACGGCTCACCAACCACCGACGGGATCACCCGCGCGGACAATCTGCGTGACACCGTCTACTGGATCCAGCGGGCCAAGGCCGACGGTATGAATGTCATCGGCTACAACTACTGGAGCATCACCGACAACTACGAATGGGGCAGCTACGCACCGCGTTTCGGCCTCTACACCGTCGATGTGACCACCGATCCCTCGCTGGCCCGGCGACCCACCCCCGCGGTACCCGCCTATCACGACATCACCGCGATGGGCGGGGTCCCGGCCAACTACGTTCCGACCAGGGCCCCGGCCCTGTGCTCCATCCAGGACCTCCCCTCGAGCTGCCTGAATCCGGTCCGCTGA
- a CDS encoding serine hydrolase domain-containing protein, translating into MTSKLRVRRIVVGGLALACALTACSSGADSAAPQPLSDTARVEVRRALDAAVAAGTPGVQVVVTEHGQTWTATAGVGNIDTKAPFPDNAEVRVGSNTKAFVATVMMQLAGEGKVDLDAPIERYLPGVVQGEGIDGNRITVRNLMQHTSGLPEYLELPQLDADYETMRTYHFESADLVRAAVASGPAHFPPGEKAEYSNTNYLIVGMLVERLTGHPFADEVDRRVIQPLGLKSTYIPAAGEIDIRNPHPLGYEVVDGKPMDFTQFDTSWAGSAGALISTGADLDRFFTALLFEKLLQPAQLAEMRRDPKPLTNRNGIDYALGLARLSVPCGKEVWGHGGSIPGFRTHDGVTVEGRAVTVLANLRPVDPAATEAVQHVFDTAICQ; encoded by the coding sequence ATGACTTCGAAGCTGAGGGTTCGACGAATCGTCGTAGGCGGCTTGGCGCTGGCCTGCGCGCTCACCGCATGCAGCTCCGGAGCGGATTCGGCCGCACCGCAACCGCTTTCCGATACCGCGCGGGTCGAGGTGCGGCGTGCCTTGGACGCGGCGGTCGCGGCCGGTACCCCCGGGGTGCAGGTGGTCGTCACCGAACACGGACAAACCTGGACCGCCACCGCGGGAGTCGGGAATATCGACACCAAGGCACCCTTTCCGGACAATGCCGAGGTCCGCGTGGGCAGCAATACCAAGGCTTTCGTCGCGACCGTCATGATGCAGTTGGCAGGCGAAGGGAAAGTCGATCTCGATGCACCGATCGAGCGATATCTCCCCGGTGTGGTGCAGGGCGAAGGCATCGACGGAAACCGCATTACCGTGCGAAACCTCATGCAACACACCAGCGGACTACCCGAATACCTCGAATTGCCGCAACTCGATGCGGATTACGAAACCATGCGCACCTATCACTTCGAATCCGCCGATCTGGTGCGCGCCGCCGTCGCCAGCGGACCCGCGCATTTCCCGCCGGGGGAGAAGGCCGAATACAGCAACACCAACTATCTGATCGTCGGAATGTTGGTGGAGCGACTGACCGGCCATCCCTTCGCCGACGAAGTCGACCGCAGGGTAATCCAGCCACTCGGCCTGAAATCCACCTACATTCCCGCCGCAGGTGAAATCGACATCAGAAATCCGCACCCGCTCGGCTACGAGGTGGTCGACGGAAAGCCCATGGATTTCACCCAATTCGATACGTCCTGGGCGGGCTCCGCCGGCGCCCTCATCTCCACGGGTGCCGACCTGGACCGTTTCTTCACCGCGCTCCTGTTCGAAAAACTGCTCCAGCCAGCGCAATTGGCGGAGATGCGCCGTGATCCCAAACCGCTCACCAACCGAAACGGAATCGACTATGCCCTGGGCCTGGCCCGCCTCAGCGTCCCCTGCGGTAAAGAAGTCTGGGGTCACGGCGGCTCCATCCCCGGGTTCCGAACCCATGACGGAGTGACGGTCGAAGGTCGCGCGGTAACCGTCCTGGCGAATCTGCGTCCGGTCGATCCCGCCGCCACCGAGGCCGTGCAACACGTCTTCGACACGGCGATCTGTCAATAG